A genome region from Crossiella equi includes the following:
- a CDS encoding terpene synthase family protein, whose product MCIATNQAEQGFELLPFFCPVEPAIHPAVAEIEARAVAWLERAALPGIEHKRLFATNSAEFFCRFAPGGVTHNVLAACLWVYWGFAFDDTRCDSGELSADPVAFLPMATAVQQALDSPVRTTSADPYAVALNDIGARFRGCATPVQVHRFAQAHRRWLLAVAWQIANRAENRVPDVDDYLLMRLGTCGGPPTMAMLEIAQGEEVPAHEMDSPRVRALTDCACLVAALDNDLHSYRKERLLGQTDQNLVTVLQTAGADLESAVRQAVAIRDRLMVLFLALSDSVRRRASSALKSYVDGLAHAIRGNLDWALRTPRYQVLGSPGWSESPVDGRLEPLPYPTVAWWWGELRS is encoded by the coding sequence GTGTGCATCGCGACCAACCAGGCGGAGCAGGGCTTCGAGCTGCTGCCCTTCTTCTGCCCCGTCGAGCCCGCGATCCACCCGGCGGTGGCCGAGATCGAGGCGCGCGCGGTGGCCTGGCTGGAGCGGGCGGCCCTGCCCGGTATCGAGCACAAACGATTGTTCGCCACGAACAGCGCGGAGTTCTTCTGCCGTTTCGCCCCCGGCGGCGTGACCCACAACGTGCTGGCGGCCTGCCTGTGGGTCTACTGGGGCTTCGCCTTCGACGACACCCGGTGTGACAGCGGCGAGCTGAGCGCGGACCCGGTGGCCTTCCTGCCGATGGCCACCGCGGTGCAGCAGGCGCTGGACAGCCCGGTGCGCACCACCTCGGCGGACCCGTACGCGGTGGCGCTCAACGACATCGGCGCCCGCTTCCGGGGCTGTGCCACCCCGGTCCAGGTGCACCGCTTCGCCCAGGCGCACCGCCGCTGGCTGCTGGCGGTGGCCTGGCAGATCGCCAACCGGGCGGAGAACCGCGTCCCGGACGTGGACGACTACCTGTTGATGCGCCTGGGCACCTGCGGCGGCCCACCGACCATGGCGATGCTGGAGATCGCCCAGGGCGAGGAGGTCCCGGCCCACGAGATGGACTCCCCGAGGGTCCGGGCCCTGACCGACTGCGCCTGCCTGGTCGCGGCCCTGGACAACGACCTGCACTCCTACCGCAAGGAACGCCTGCTGGGCCAGACCGACCAGAACCTGGTGACGGTCCTGCAGACCGCGGGCGCGGACCTGGAATCAGCGGTCCGCCAGGCGGTGGCCATCCGGGACCGCCTGATGGTGCTCTTCCTGGCCCTGTCCGACAGCGTGCGCCGCCGGGCTTCCAGTGCGCTCAAGTCCTATGTGGACGGGCTCGCGCACGCCATCCGGGGCAACCTCGACTGGGCGCTGCGCACCCCGCGCTACCAGGTTCTCGGCAGCCCGGGCTGGTCGGAGTCCCCTGTGGACGGTCGGCTGGAACCGCTGCCCTACCCCACGGTGGCGTGGTGGTGGGGCGAGCTGCGGTCCTGA
- a CDS encoding WXG100 family type VII secretion target yields the protein MEAAPYPTAQDAEIRKWAERLSKPDVISLLDTARKMVIGEVMSLDRLGDKWSPNARERLSTINTRLKTRQSTVDNVWSGDAAEAYKAWVGGYAEGIKGFKSAFESAREALHQFRTDIVGIYGEVIALIGRIAGELAAATGSIVGGAIGGVAGGPIGMLIGALTAGQVEAYRLLGVFVSECGAMINLALRKAEDFKNTAAKLASSVAELENVVPMQARVGNQKDWKVRPR from the coding sequence ATGGAAGCAGCGCCCTACCCCACGGCTCAGGACGCCGAGATCCGGAAGTGGGCGGAGCGGCTCAGCAAGCCGGACGTGATCTCCTTGCTGGACACCGCCCGGAAGATGGTGATCGGTGAGGTCATGTCGCTCGACCGGCTCGGTGACAAGTGGTCACCGAACGCGAGAGAGCGGCTCTCGACCATCAACACGCGCCTGAAGACGCGGCAGAGCACAGTGGACAACGTGTGGTCCGGCGATGCCGCTGAGGCGTACAAGGCTTGGGTGGGGGGCTATGCCGAGGGCATCAAGGGGTTCAAGAGCGCCTTCGAGTCGGCACGTGAGGCCCTGCACCAGTTCCGGACCGACATCGTGGGCATCTACGGCGAGGTGATCGCGCTGATCGGGCGCATCGCGGGCGAGCTCGCCGCCGCGACCGGCTCCATCGTCGGCGGAGCCATCGGAGGCGTCGCCGGTGGCCCGATCGGCATGCTGATCGGCGCGCTCACCGCCGGGCAGGTGGAGGCATACCGCCTGTTGGGCGTGTTCGTCAGCGAATGCGGGGCGATGATCAATCTCGCTCTGCGGAAGGCCGAGGACTTCAAGAACACCGCTGCCAAGCTCGCCAGCAGCGTCGCCGAACTGGAGAACGTCGTGCCCATGCAGGCGAGGGTCGGCAACCAGAAGGACTGGAAGGTGCGGCCGAGATGA
- a CDS encoding YbaB/EbfC family nucleoid-associated protein, with protein sequence MFIDGEEIMTTAEGAADAHAIEQAIADLNDAQDRLRSHTLTSRSRSVEATVNGRGDLLRLSIADGALHRSGHALREVERDLVAAITQARTEAYRLEYQAVAEVVAPSTGEVPFLPPPPPAAEQTSLEDSRSADPAQPSRHAPQRPRLVGSEADDAYFEELNTRGFLDE encoded by the coding sequence TTGTTTATTGATGGGGAGGAAATCATGACGACTGCTGAGGGAGCGGCGGACGCGCACGCCATCGAACAGGCGATCGCCGACCTCAACGATGCCCAGGACCGGCTGAGGTCGCACACGCTGACCAGCCGATCTCGCAGCGTGGAGGCAACGGTCAACGGCCGCGGCGATCTCTTGCGTCTGTCCATCGCCGACGGCGCCTTGCACCGCAGCGGGCACGCGTTGCGCGAGGTCGAACGGGATCTGGTGGCGGCGATCACCCAGGCGAGGACCGAGGCCTACCGACTGGAGTACCAAGCGGTGGCGGAGGTGGTCGCTCCCAGCACGGGTGAGGTGCCTTTCCTGCCACCGCCACCACCGGCCGCCGAACAGACCTCGTTGGAGGACAGCCGTTCCGCAGATCCCGCTCAGCCCTCCAGGCACGCACCGCAGCGACCGCGCCTGGTCGGCAGCGAAGCCGACGACGCCTACTTCGAGGAGTTGAACACCCGTGGTTTCCTCGACGAATGA